The window AAGGAGCACCACTGCCTAAactttttcatgtattttttctaCTTTCACAAACAACCTTTCCAGATCATTCCTCAGGTCATCTATTGAGCTCTTCACAGACTCCAAGTTGTTCtcattattttcaattttcaccGAATAGGCAACTAAACTATCCACTGCAGTTCTTATCATTTTCAAATCAGAATCAACCTGGCTAACAGAAGATCTCAGTTCATCTACAGAGCCTTCCATAGAAGAAAATTTTTCAAGGTAGCCTTGAGAATGTGCTTGACCTGCCTGATGATTGCCTTGATCCAACAAAGTACTGATTTGCTTCTGGATATCCTGGAGAGCACCAGAGGATGGCAAGCCACTGATGCTTCTCCTTAAGTTTTCCATGTCGTTGTACAGTGAAGTCTGTGCTTCACCAAGGTTTTTCAGAGCATCTGTGACTGAAGTTACATCTGCATTTGAGAGTCCCTGAAGAGTGGTAATGCTTTGTTCTAGGGTATTGAGCTTATTCTCATACTCTGCCTCCTTAGAAAGGAAAGATTCCAACTTTTCACTGTTTTGAGCAGCAACAGACGCTAGAGACTCTAGGCTGTCTTCTATGTGCCTCAATCGAGATTCCAGTCCTCCATTGCTCTTCCCAAAGGTTTCTAATGCTTTCCTGAAGAGTTCATTATCTTCCCATTTGTTGAGGTTGGCTTTAACTTGCAGTAAATCTTCATCAAGTCTTTTAATGTCACTAGGGAGCTGCATAATAGAACCCTCAGCTCTCAAAACTTTCTCTTGTAAAGCTTTTAATGAAAGGTGTTCAGTGTCCGCAGCCTCTTTGAACTTCTCATGTTCTTGTTTGAGGTTGACTAACTCTTTCACTTCAGTGTACACATCAGACTCCATGGAGTCTATTGTACTCTTCAAGGTCTCTATgtccttttctttcattttcatggATGCTTGCATTTCATCAAAAGCATCTTTTAGCACCTTAATTTCATGTTTATACACATCTGCCTGTTCTAGTGAACCAACCTTTGCTTTCATATTATTGATTTCATCTTGGCTCCTTTGCTGGACTTCAGTGAATACAGCAATGTTATCATTTATAGACTTGGTCAGCTCTGTTAGTCTCTCTTCCACAGTGTTTTCCAGAGATGTGAAGTCTCGTTCCCTTGCATCCTTCACCATGTGAATGCCATCAGACAAGTctttcaaaatttcattttgcagctTCTGAAGCACTTCACTGATCCGGTTTATTTCACTCTCCCCTTGTTTAACAGCCTTCTCGCTCACCTCCTGCTTCTGCTGAACAATTTTCATCATGGATTCAAATTCTCCAATTGTGGTTTGAAGAGAACGTACCTAGGCCAGAAACACACATGGTTAATACCAGTTATTTCATCCTTTTTTGTCCAAGATCCTTATAGCCCTTGTTACCAGACGAAACGATTACCTTGCAATCCTTCATGTCCCATACCTGAAGTGACCCAGTGGCATACAGATATAGGAGGCATAAAAGCCCCAGCATCCTGAGCCTTCCAGCTCTATAGTACCTACACCTTCTGTTAAGTGTCCTTGGCCTCACTGACCTGCCACTCATGATCCAGGAAATCTGTGGCAGTGAAAAAGGATCCCTGGTTTCCAGAATTTGCATGCAGACCCCCAAACCATCCCTCCCCTATAGGATTCCTGGTTCTAAAGACCACAAGTCTTTAGAAAAAGGAGGGACGGGGGGAAAACCAATCCAAAATAATATCTGGCATCAAGTTCTGAATATAGAAAAGCTGGGATTAGATTTTATCAGTCAAGAATACCGAAGAGCAATTCCTGACCATGGAAAGGAAGTTTCACAGTAGACAACAAAGAGCAACAGGAAAAATTAGGGGGAGAGTAGAGCTGGGATGGGCCAAGGAATGGAAATAGTAATCATGACATTTTGCTGCTCCTAGGGACCAAGAGAAACACAAgagattggggtttttttgttaactatttttttaaaattagaaaaaataagtaagtCTTTAATGTTCTAAATAGTTAGCAGCTTGTTTTTCCCACTCCTGCATACACCCACACAGTCACAGTGAGCAGAGCGCATGTATGGACACACAGAGAAcaaaagcacagcagctgccaaggGCCTGCCTTGCATCTAGCTCAGGTTAACAGAAAGTTCCTACCACTGCATCAGGTACGCTATTAAACCTCCCAATTACAAAAACTATCTTTACAACTGGTTTTAGTAGCAGCCAGAGGGAAAAGGTCAAGGGGTGAGGGGCTGTCACATTCGTTTACTCTCACATTTATAGGTAAGATCCAGGCCAGGGAAGCACACATTACTTAATTTTGAGGCCAAGCAGAGCATCAGTCTTAAGACTGTGGAGAAATCTTTTTGTGCATGTGTGGGTTGTACTTTCTTAAACTTAGTAAAGCAATGTAAGAACTCCCACTGGCTGCAAGAGGAATCCATCACACAGAAAATACCTCAAGGCTTTGGCAGGAT is drawn from Poecile atricapillus isolate bPoeAtr1 chromosome W, bPoeAtr1.hap1, whole genome shotgun sequence and contains these coding sequences:
- the LOC131592246 gene encoding cytoskeleton-associated protein 4-like, which encodes MSAAKHRGTKGGSPPAANEKGAQPGGAEELPVKKPAAAGHGRGGRAGGGGRSGAGPRRSWAMLLSAAVVLGAALPAGWYMLQLQEEVGRSAREVEASGRQRQELAATLDTVVQKVRSLQTTIGEFESMMKIVQQKQEVSEKAVKQGESEINRISEVLQKLQNEILKDLSDGIHMVKDARERDFTSLENTVEERLTELTKSINDNIAVFTEVQQRSQDEINNMKAKVGSLEQADVYKHEIKVLKDAFDEMQASMKMKEKDIETLKSTIDSMESDVYTEVKELVNLKQEHEKFKEAADTEHLSLKALQEKVLRAEGSIMQLPSDIKRLDEDLLQVKANLNKWEDNELFRKALETFGKSNGGLESRLRHIEDSLESLASVAAQNSEKLESFLSKEAEYENKLNTLEQSITTLQGLSNADVTSVTDALKNLGEAQTSLYNDMENLRRSISGLPSSGALQDIQKQISTLLDQGNHQAGQAHSQGYLEKFSSMEGSVDELRSSVSQVDSDLKMIRTAVDSLVAYSVKIENNENNLESVKSSIDDLRNDLERLFVKVEKIHEKV